One stretch of Ktedonobacterales bacterium DNA includes these proteins:
- a CDS encoding YafY family protein, with the protein MYSPVTRLLTVLELLQARPSITAAQLAQRLEVNSRSARRYITMLQDLGMPIEAGRGRYGGYRLRPGYKLPPLMLTEDEALAVTLGLLAARQLGLSGTVPAVEGALAKVERVLPIAVRERVQAVQENVTLDLNIQKGLPATDWLKTFSTAAQETRRLTLRYQAGSGEQTRRVFDCYGVLYRNGRWYAVGYCHLRQEIRVFRLDRVLEAELSDERFVRPTDFDSRTAVVGIIATIPDTWHVQALLETTLEDIQALVPPEYAKLEERADGVLLRAYERDLDHAARFLVGLGCPLRVQQPEELLEALKRLAQTIMQTVSEGITPL; encoded by the coding sequence ATGTACTCTCCAGTAACACGGCTTTTGACGGTTCTTGAACTGCTGCAAGCCCGGCCATCCATTACCGCCGCGCAGCTTGCCCAGCGGCTCGAAGTGAATAGTCGTAGCGCCCGGCGCTATATCACGATGCTGCAAGATTTGGGGATGCCAATTGAGGCAGGGCGTGGCAGGTATGGCGGCTACCGGCTGCGCCCAGGGTATAAGCTGCCTCCGTTGATGCTGACCGAGGATGAGGCGCTGGCGGTGACGCTGGGCCTGCTGGCGGCCCGCCAACTCGGATTGAGCGGCACAGTTCCAGCCGTAGAGGGGGCGCTGGCGAAAGTCGAGCGCGTTCTGCCAATCGCAGTGCGCGAGCGCGTCCAGGCGGTGCAGGAAAATGTAACGTTGGACCTGAATATACAGAAAGGCTTGCCTGCAACGGACTGGCTCAAAACGTTTAGCACCGCCGCGCAGGAGACACGGCGCCTTACCCTGCGCTATCAGGCTGGGAGCGGCGAGCAGACGCGGCGCGTATTTGATTGTTATGGGGTGCTCTATCGCAATGGGCGCTGGTATGCTGTCGGCTACTGCCACTTGCGCCAGGAGATTCGCGTGTTTCGGCTAGATCGCGTGCTGGAAGCCGAACTGAGCGACGAGCGCTTTGTGCGCCCAACGGATTTTGATAGCCGGACCGCTGTGGTGGGGATTATTGCCACTATTCCTGATACGTGGCACGTCCAGGCGCTGCTGGAAACGACGTTGGAGGATATTCAGGCGCTGGTTCCACCAGAGTATGCGAAGCTGGAGGAACGGGCTGATGGGGTGTTGCTGCGGGCGTATGAGCGGGATTTAGATCACGCGGCGCGTTTTCTTGTCGGGCTGGGATGTCCCCTGCGCGTGCAGCAGCCAGAGGAACTGTTGGAGGCGCTGAAGCGGCTGGCCCAAACGATTATGCAGACCGTTTCAGAAGGTATTACCCCCCTGTGA
- a CDS encoding molybdopterin-dependent oxidoreductase, with protein MSPRLTDWSIALAAAIALTTGLLSLFSGLPSDWFIFALHGIGGLWLLLLLWGKLRRVWPRLFRLRRWDRRTVLGLLATIFVLVTLGSGIWWAAGGDLDVAGFGLLNWHIILGFTLAAAIFFHMFARAKRLRKRDLVGRRRALQFGALLVGGMALWPIQQFGEQVLRLPGAKRRFTGSHEISSYAGNVFPASSWVADHPRPIDTETWQLVLDGAVKTPRSFSYDELVAAGDELEATLDCTSGFFSTQRWRGIRIGRLLDQVELNADASNVRFISVTSYRWSLPLEEARAALLATHVGNEPLSYDHGFPLRLVAPGHRGMEWVKWLARVEVLTGPDPGQLLSIFASSFTSAGRGD; from the coding sequence ATGTCCCCGCGCCTCACCGATTGGAGCATTGCGCTTGCTGCTGCTATTGCGCTGACGACTGGTCTCCTCAGCCTGTTCAGCGGCCTCCCATCGGACTGGTTCATCTTTGCGCTGCATGGCATCGGGGGACTGTGGCTGCTGCTGCTGTTATGGGGGAAACTGCGGCGCGTCTGGCCTCGTTTGTTCCGCCTGCGGCGCTGGGATCGCCGCACAGTCCTGGGGCTGCTGGCAACCATCTTTGTTCTGGTGACGCTCGGTTCCGGCATCTGGTGGGCCGCAGGTGGCGATCTTGATGTTGCCGGATTCGGTTTATTGAACTGGCATATCATCCTCGGCTTTACCCTCGCGGCAGCAATCTTCTTTCATATGTTCGCTCGCGCGAAGCGGCTACGCAAGCGCGATCTCGTTGGCAGGCGAAGGGCGCTGCAATTCGGCGCTTTGCTCGTCGGCGGGATGGCGCTCTGGCCGATTCAGCAGTTCGGCGAACAAGTTCTTCGTCTGCCTGGGGCCAAGCGAAGATTCACCGGATCGCATGAGATAAGCAGCTACGCTGGCAATGTCTTCCCGGCCTCAAGCTGGGTAGCCGACCATCCACGCCCGATTGACACAGAGACCTGGCAGCTTGTCCTGGATGGCGCTGTGAAAACGCCTCGCTCGTTTTCCTACGATGAACTGGTCGCAGCAGGTGATGAGTTGGAGGCGACGCTCGATTGTACAAGCGGATTTTTTAGCACTCAACGCTGGCGGGGTATCCGTATCGGGCGGCTGCTCGATCAGGTTGAACTTAATGCAGACGCGAGCAACGTCCGTTTTATCTCGGTGACGAGCTATCGCTGGAGCTTGCCGCTGGAGGAAGCGAGAGCGGCGCTGCTGGCGACGCATGTTGGGAATGAGCCGCTCTCCTACGATCATGGGTTCCCTCTCCGCCTAGTTGCCCCAGGCCATCGTGGCATGGAATGGGTCAAATGGCTTGCGCGTGTCGAGGTATTGACCGGACCTGACCCTGGTCAGCTTCTCAGCATCTTCGCCAGCAGCTTCACTTCAGCGGGGCGCGGCGATTAG
- a CDS encoding acetyl-CoA carboxylase biotin carboxyl carrier protein subunit, translating into MPTRVSSEVSGLVWKIEKNVGDVVNAGDVLMILESMKMELPLEAPVGGKIAEIRCKEGQSVSEGDVLIILT; encoded by the coding sequence ATGCCAACCAGGGTATCCTCAGAGGTGAGTGGATTGGTGTGGAAAATTGAGAAGAACGTAGGTGATGTGGTCAATGCAGGTGATGTGCTGATGATCCTTGAATCAATGAAAATGGAACTGCCGCTAGAGGCGCCAGTTGGCGGGAAAATTGCAGAGATACGCTGCAAGGAAGGGCAGAGTGTGAGCGAAGGCGACGTTCTGATCATACTTACTTGA
- a CDS encoding carboxyl transferase domain-containing protein, translated as MTWQPEIDELHQREHLARRMGGEEKVARHHAQGRLTVRERIEALLDAGTFHEVGALAGAAEYSEGRLTAFRPANFVVGTGAIEGRKVVVGGDDFTVRGGAADASVVGKQIYAEQLANSLQMPIVRLVDGTGGGGSVKLLEQHGHTYVPANPGWDYVVDNLSLVPVAAACLGSVAGLGAARLVASHFSVMVAGTAQLFVAGPPVVKFGMGEDLTKEELGGADIHRYSGSVDVIVQTEYEAFAQIRRFLSYLPQNVFQLPPVQPSQDPPHRRDEFLLSAIPRNRRQPYRIRPILAALFDTGSVFELAHYGRATVTALARLDGHPVGVVAADPFIGGGGLTVEGSEAMIRLVDLCQTFHLPIVTLTDQPGLVIGRSAERRGTIRYGVRAIAAVYQATVPAGEIIIRRAFGVGGAGMTNRHRFVQRYAWPSGDWGSLPIEGGLEVAYRSELEASDDPTALASEIRARLDAVRSPFRTAERFGIEEIIDPRDSRPLLCEWVHDAYRLLPAQSGRPSHGTRP; from the coding sequence ATGACCTGGCAGCCGGAGATAGATGAACTTCATCAGCGCGAACATCTCGCCCGCCGCATGGGCGGAGAAGAGAAGGTTGCCAGACACCATGCCCAGGGTCGGCTCACCGTCAGGGAGCGGATTGAGGCGCTGCTCGATGCCGGAACGTTTCACGAGGTTGGTGCGCTGGCAGGAGCGGCTGAGTACAGTGAAGGGCGCCTGACAGCATTTCGTCCGGCCAACTTTGTGGTTGGCACTGGCGCTATCGAGGGTCGCAAGGTGGTGGTGGGCGGGGATGATTTCACCGTTCGCGGTGGAGCAGCAGACGCCTCGGTAGTTGGCAAGCAGATTTACGCTGAACAGCTTGCCAACAGTCTCCAGATGCCAATAGTGCGGCTGGTTGATGGGACTGGCGGCGGCGGCAGCGTGAAGTTGTTGGAACAACACGGCCACACCTATGTACCAGCAAATCCCGGCTGGGATTACGTGGTTGACAACCTGAGCCTGGTTCCGGTTGCCGCTGCGTGCCTGGGTTCAGTAGCTGGCCTGGGCGCGGCGCGGCTTGTGGCGTCGCATTTTTCGGTGATGGTTGCAGGTACGGCGCAGTTGTTTGTGGCCGGTCCGCCGGTGGTGAAGTTTGGCATGGGCGAAGACTTGACGAAGGAGGAACTGGGTGGGGCCGATATTCATCGCTACAGCGGGTCCGTTGACGTGATTGTGCAGACGGAGTACGAGGCGTTTGCCCAGATTCGCCGTTTCTTATCCTACCTGCCACAAAACGTTTTTCAGCTTCCCCCGGTGCAGCCTTCGCAAGACCCGCCCCATCGGCGCGATGAGTTTCTACTGTCTGCCATTCCACGCAACCGCCGCCAACCGTATCGCATTCGCCCGATTCTGGCGGCGCTCTTTGACACAGGCTCGGTCTTTGAGCTTGCTCACTATGGGCGAGCCACCGTCACGGCGCTGGCGCGGCTAGACGGCCATCCGGTTGGGGTGGTGGCAGCCGATCCGTTTATCGGTGGAGGTGGCCTGACGGTTGAAGGGTCCGAAGCGATGATTCGGCTGGTTGACTTGTGTCAGACTTTTCATCTACCCATCGTCACGTTAACCGACCAACCCGGGCTGGTGATTGGCCGCAGCGCGGAGCGTCGGGGAACTATCCGCTATGGCGTGCGCGCTATCGCTGCGGTGTACCAGGCAACGGTACCCGCAGGCGAGATCATCATTCGCCGGGCTTTTGGCGTTGGCGGCGCGGGCATGACGAATCGGCATCGCTTTGTCCAACGCTATGCCTGGCCGTCGGGTGATTGGGGGTCGCTCCCCATTGAAGGCGGTCTTGAGGTGGCCTATCGCAGCGAACTGGAGGCGAGCGACGACCCGACAGCCCTTGCCTCGGAGATTCGCGCGCGCCTGGATGCGGTTCGCTCGCCATTTCGGACCGCCGAACGCTTCGGGATAGAGGAGATCATCGATCCCAGGGACAGCCGCCCACTTCTCTGTGAATGGGTACACGATGCTTACAGGCTGCTTCCTGCCCAGTCAGGACGCCCATCACACGGTACGCGACCATGA